The Coregonus clupeaformis isolate EN_2021a chromosome 6, ASM2061545v1, whole genome shotgun sequence genome has a segment encoding these proteins:
- the LOC121568215 gene encoding somatostatin-1A-like, producing MLSTRVQCALALLSLALAISRVSAAPSDVKLRQQLQRSLMAPAGKQELARNTLAELLSELAQAENEAIELDDMSRGVEQEDVHLELERAAGPVLAPRERKAGCKNFFWKTFTSC from the exons ATGCTCTCGACGCGTGTCCAGTGCGCCCTAGCGCTACTTTCCCTAGCCCTGGCCATCAGCCGCGTCTCTGCTGCTCCGTCCGATGTCAAACTCCGCCAGCAGCTCCAACGGTCACTCATGGCACCTGCAGGCAAACAG GAGCTTGCCAGGAATACACTCGCAGAGCTGCTCTCAGAGCTCGCACAAGCAGAGAACGAGGCGATTGAGTTGGACGACATGTCTCGTGGCGTGGAGCAGGAGGATGTGCATCTCGAGCTGGAGCGTGCAGCCGGCCCAGTACTGGCTCCACGTGAACGCAAGGCTGGATGCAAGAACTTCTTCTGGAAAACCTTTACATCATGTTAG